A single window of Actinoallomurus bryophytorum DNA harbors:
- a CDS encoding YciI family protein, with protein MKYLFLLYGTPLDEQSAEEQRETYTAYKAANEALAKAGVLIDCAPLQPVSASTTVQVRDGETLLTDGPAAEIKEHFGGYTLVECADLDEALRWAALMPAANGGSVEVRPLVPVEVPA; from the coding sequence ATGAAGTACCTGTTCTTGCTGTACGGAACGCCGCTCGACGAGCAGAGTGCCGAGGAGCAGCGGGAGACCTACACCGCGTACAAGGCCGCCAACGAAGCGCTGGCCAAGGCGGGGGTGCTGATCGACTGCGCGCCGCTGCAGCCGGTCTCCGCGTCCACGACCGTACAGGTCCGCGACGGTGAGACCCTGCTCACCGACGGCCCGGCCGCCGAGATCAAGGAGCACTTCGGCGGGTACACCCTGGTCGAGTGCGCCGACCTGGACGAGGCGCTCAGGTGGGCGGCCCTGATGCCCGCGGCGAACGGCGGGTCGGTGGAGGTGCGACCTCTCGTACCGGTGGAGGTGCCCGCCTGA
- a CDS encoding pentapeptide repeat-containing protein, which translates to MNRFAAMVTLATVALGLLLVACVALLPGWIVGDAALPLADRLRAENDVRATLLQGVAGLLALAGLALGASVTMRQVRVNREGQFIDLFTKAVEQLASEQVAVRHGGVYAMERIAEAAPHYRGHVAALLAAFVRQQAPWPPADAEERPHWHGGLRDDVGGAMGVLGRRTMVLPGTGIELERTDLRGAELAGQDFSRFCFAGANLDGAVLTGCDLSDATFTGATLRNAVLTDATLARADLAGADLTGADLQGVRGLATATTDP; encoded by the coding sequence ATGAACCGGTTCGCCGCGATGGTGACCTTGGCCACCGTCGCCCTCGGCCTGCTGCTGGTCGCCTGTGTGGCCCTGCTCCCCGGCTGGATCGTCGGCGACGCCGCGCTTCCGCTCGCCGACCGGCTCCGGGCCGAGAACGACGTCCGCGCGACACTTCTGCAGGGCGTGGCCGGGCTGCTGGCCCTGGCCGGCCTGGCGCTGGGGGCCTCGGTGACCATGCGGCAGGTGCGCGTCAACCGCGAAGGGCAGTTCATCGACCTGTTCACCAAGGCCGTCGAGCAACTGGCGAGTGAGCAGGTGGCGGTGCGGCACGGTGGCGTCTACGCCATGGAGCGCATCGCCGAGGCGGCGCCGCACTATCGCGGCCATGTCGCGGCGCTGCTGGCCGCCTTCGTCCGGCAGCAGGCACCCTGGCCGCCGGCCGACGCGGAGGAGCGGCCGCACTGGCACGGGGGGCTGCGCGACGACGTCGGTGGCGCGATGGGGGTACTCGGCCGCCGGACGATGGTGCTTCCCGGAACCGGTATCGAGCTCGAGCGGACCGATCTGCGCGGCGCGGAGCTGGCCGGCCAGGATTTCAGCCGGTTCTGCTTCGCCGGCGCCAACCTCGACGGTGCCGTGCTCACCGGGTGCGACCTGTCCGACGCGACCTTCACCGGCGCCACTCTGCGGAACGCCGTCCTCACGGACGCCACGCTCGCGCGCGCCGACCTGGCGGGGGCCGACCTGACCGGCGCCGATCTCCAGGGCGTTCGCGGCCTCGCCACCGCGACTACAGATCCATAA
- a CDS encoding SRPBCC family protein: MTDALTTQVYQVFIKATPEQVWEAITTPEFTARYFHGARIEAAEDKYVSHGPNGDLWGDAEVFDWDPPRRLVHGWRSLYDEEMAKEETSRVSWEIEPADGGLCRLTVVHDRLEGAPKTAASVSGPGWMFVLSGLKTLLETGEPLTA; the protein is encoded by the coding sequence ATGACCGACGCACTGACGACGCAGGTCTACCAGGTGTTCATCAAGGCCACCCCGGAGCAGGTCTGGGAGGCCATCACCACGCCGGAGTTCACCGCCAGGTACTTCCACGGCGCCCGGATCGAGGCCGCGGAGGACAAGTACGTCTCCCACGGCCCGAACGGCGACCTGTGGGGCGATGCCGAGGTCTTCGACTGGGACCCGCCGCGCCGTCTCGTCCACGGCTGGCGGTCGCTCTACGACGAGGAGATGGCCAAGGAGGAGACCAGCCGCGTGAGCTGGGAGATCGAGCCGGCCGACGGCGGGCTGTGCCGCCTGACCGTGGTCCACGACCGGCTCGAGGGCGCGCCCAAGACGGCCGCGAGCGTCTCCGGACCGGGGTGGATGTTCGTCCTCAGTGGCCTGAAGACCCTGCTCGAAACCGGAGAGCCGCTCACCGCCTGA
- a CDS encoding transketolase-like TK C-terminal-containing protein — translation MTVEVGDNEVAEVDLDVLDEIQQRVLWLAVRIVDAANRDRETGDGVKVGGHQASSASLVTAMTALWFAYLRAEDRVSVKPHASPVFHAIKYLLGDLDRSYLTTLRSRGGLQSYPSRTKDPDDVDFSTGSVGLGAAAPLFSGAVRRYVDAHWGAPEGPGESRRQPRFVALLGDAELDEGNVWEAIADPATQGLGNVMWLVDFNRQSLDRVVPGVRIAQWRGQFEAAGWHVVEVKYGRRLRDAPPAVRGWIDLMSNEQYQALFGLTGDKLREMFLDGAPAEVGDAVAGLPDDELALLVQDLGGHDLVAMLEAYAQCDAVTDRPSVVFAYTVKGYGLPIAGNPRNHSALLTADQIGALRRSTGLADGPAEWDRFDPATPAGILCNQRREALRRPPASPSLDVTIPAATGVRTARPVSTQDSFGKILVELSRDESVAPYLVTTAPDVATSTNLAGFINRMGVFSPAEQRAWSADPLLKWTEGPKGQHIELGISEMNLFLLLGQLGLSGELHGRPLLPVGTVYDPFVCRGLDAFIYGVYSGARFVVAGTPSGVTLAPEGGAHQSSITASIGLELPNVTYIEPAYATALDWLLCDALGRVATGPAETPTAVPAEGGAYYFRLTTRPLDQAPFEAARARLGDAVLRRQVLAGAYLLHETEVDGPPVYLAATGAVLPEALAAARELEEEGIAASVVDVTSPDRLYSAWRRTLRQGVRTATTPSQPGALRAAFADRAPIVTVHDAASHAMAWLGSALGVPCVPLGVDEFGQSGSIPELYELHDLLPGSIVNAALAALSLG, via the coding sequence ATGACCGTTGAGGTTGGCGACAACGAGGTCGCCGAGGTGGATCTGGACGTCCTGGACGAGATCCAGCAGCGGGTGCTGTGGCTCGCCGTACGCATCGTCGACGCGGCGAACCGGGACCGCGAGACCGGTGACGGCGTCAAGGTCGGCGGTCACCAGGCCTCCAGCGCCTCGCTGGTGACCGCGATGACCGCGCTGTGGTTCGCGTACCTGCGCGCCGAGGACCGGGTCAGCGTCAAGCCGCACGCCTCACCGGTCTTCCACGCGATCAAGTACCTGCTCGGCGACCTCGACCGTTCGTACCTGACGACGCTGCGGTCCCGTGGCGGCCTCCAGTCCTACCCGAGCCGTACCAAGGACCCCGACGACGTCGACTTCTCGACCGGCTCGGTCGGGCTGGGCGCGGCGGCGCCACTGTTCTCCGGCGCGGTCCGCCGGTACGTGGACGCCCACTGGGGCGCGCCGGAAGGGCCGGGGGAGTCGCGGCGGCAGCCGCGGTTCGTCGCGCTGCTCGGCGACGCCGAACTCGACGAGGGCAACGTGTGGGAGGCCATCGCCGACCCGGCGACGCAGGGCCTCGGCAACGTCATGTGGCTCGTCGACTTCAACCGGCAGTCGCTGGACCGGGTGGTGCCGGGCGTGCGGATCGCGCAGTGGCGCGGCCAGTTCGAGGCGGCCGGCTGGCATGTCGTCGAGGTCAAGTACGGGCGGCGGCTGCGCGACGCGCCCCCGGCCGTACGCGGCTGGATCGACCTGATGTCGAACGAGCAGTACCAGGCGCTGTTCGGGCTGACCGGCGACAAGCTGCGGGAGATGTTCCTGGACGGTGCGCCGGCCGAGGTCGGCGACGCCGTGGCCGGTCTGCCCGACGACGAACTGGCCCTGCTCGTCCAGGACCTCGGCGGCCACGACCTGGTCGCCATGCTGGAGGCGTACGCGCAGTGCGACGCCGTCACCGACCGGCCGAGCGTGGTGTTCGCCTACACCGTCAAGGGGTACGGGCTGCCGATCGCCGGCAACCCGCGCAACCACTCGGCGCTGCTCACCGCCGACCAGATCGGCGCGCTGCGCCGGTCCACGGGACTCGCCGACGGTCCCGCCGAATGGGACCGGTTCGACCCGGCCACCCCCGCCGGGATCCTGTGCAACCAGCGGCGCGAGGCGCTGCGGCGCCCGCCCGCGAGCCCGTCACTCGACGTCACGATCCCTGCGGCCACCGGCGTGCGTACCGCGCGGCCGGTGTCCACCCAGGACTCCTTCGGCAAGATCCTCGTCGAGCTGTCACGTGACGAGAGCGTCGCGCCGTACCTGGTGACGACCGCGCCCGACGTGGCGACCTCGACGAACCTGGCCGGCTTCATCAACCGCATGGGGGTGTTCTCGCCGGCCGAGCAGCGGGCGTGGAGCGCCGATCCGCTGCTGAAGTGGACCGAGGGGCCGAAGGGCCAGCACATCGAGCTGGGCATCTCGGAGATGAACCTCTTCCTGCTGCTCGGTCAGCTCGGCCTGTCGGGCGAATTGCACGGACGGCCGCTGCTGCCGGTCGGCACCGTCTATGACCCGTTCGTGTGCCGGGGCCTGGACGCGTTCATCTACGGGGTCTACTCGGGCGCGAGGTTCGTCGTCGCCGGGACGCCGTCCGGCGTGACGCTGGCCCCCGAGGGCGGCGCGCACCAGTCGAGCATCACCGCCTCCATCGGCCTCGAACTGCCGAACGTCACCTACATCGAGCCGGCCTACGCCACGGCGCTGGACTGGCTGCTCTGCGACGCCCTGGGCCGGGTCGCGACCGGGCCCGCCGAGACCCCGACCGCGGTGCCGGCCGAGGGCGGCGCCTACTACTTCCGGCTGACCACCCGGCCGCTGGACCAGGCGCCGTTCGAGGCGGCGCGCGCCCGGCTGGGCGACGCGGTCCTGCGGCGCCAGGTCCTCGCCGGGGCCTACCTCCTGCACGAGACCGAGGTGGACGGGCCGCCGGTCTACCTGGCCGCCACCGGCGCCGTGCTGCCGGAGGCGCTCGCCGCGGCCCGTGAGCTGGAGGAGGAGGGCATCGCCGCGAGCGTCGTCGACGTGACCTCACCGGACCGGCTCTACTCGGCCTGGCGGCGCACGCTCAGGCAGGGCGTGCGGACCGCGACGACACCGTCCCAGCCCGGCGCGCTGCGTGCGGCGTTCGCGGACCGGGCGCCGATCGTGACCGTGCACGACGCGGCCTCGCACGCGATGGCCTGGCTCGGCTCCGCGCTCGGCGTGCCGTGCGTGCCGCTCGGGGTCGATGAGTTCGGCCAGTCCGGCTCGATCCCCGAGCTCTACGAGCTGCACGACCTGCTGCCGGGCTCGATCGTCAACGCCGCCCTCGCGGCGCTGTCCCTGGGGTGA
- a CDS encoding HipA family kinase, with amino-acid sequence MLPNVTATRYVTPLREGGSLPAIVEADDLGTYVVKFHGAGQGRKALVAEIISGELGRRLGLRVPDIVTVDVDPVIGRHEPDPDVQDLLKASPGRNLGIDYLPGSLGFDPLAWAPDPAFAASVLWFDALIGNVDRSWRNPNLLVWHGEVWLIDHGASLYFHHAWASAAKLVARPYDADDHVLATFVDDDALGAAGRALAPLVTGDLLREVVDLVPVAWLEDEPGFDSPADVAAAYVAHLRARAADPSAWLPEVGPARPARAPAPRPAARPGWLGP; translated from the coding sequence GTGCTGCCCAACGTCACCGCCACCCGTTACGTGACGCCGCTGCGTGAGGGCGGGTCGCTGCCCGCCATCGTGGAGGCCGACGATCTCGGCACCTATGTCGTGAAGTTCCACGGCGCGGGCCAGGGACGCAAGGCCCTGGTCGCCGAGATCATCTCCGGCGAGCTCGGCCGCCGCCTCGGCCTGCGCGTACCCGACATCGTCACGGTCGACGTCGACCCGGTGATCGGCCGGCACGAGCCCGACCCGGACGTCCAGGACCTGCTCAAGGCGAGCCCCGGCCGCAACCTGGGCATCGACTACCTGCCCGGCTCGCTCGGCTTCGACCCGCTCGCCTGGGCACCGGATCCCGCGTTCGCCGCGTCGGTGCTGTGGTTCGACGCCCTCATCGGCAACGTCGACCGCAGCTGGCGCAACCCCAACCTCCTCGTCTGGCACGGGGAGGTGTGGCTGATCGACCACGGCGCGAGCCTGTACTTCCACCACGCCTGGGCGAGCGCCGCGAAACTGGTCGCCAGGCCGTACGACGCCGATGACCATGTCCTGGCGACGTTCGTCGACGACGACGCGCTCGGCGCGGCCGGTCGCGCGCTCGCGCCGCTGGTCACCGGCGACCTGCTCCGTGAGGTGGTGGATCTCGTGCCCGTCGCGTGGCTGGAGGACGAGCCCGGCTTCGACTCCCCCGCGGACGTCGCGGCCGCCTATGTCGCGCACCTGCGCGCACGTGCCGCCGACCCGTCGGCCTGGCTGCCCGAGGTCGGCCCGGCGCGGCCGGCGCGTGCTCCGGCCCCGCGACCCGCCGCCCGGCCAGGATGGCTGGGCCCATGA
- a CDS encoding DUF3037 domain-containing protein — translation MNVFEYAALRVVPRVERGESMNVGVIVYCQARDFLGCRVHIDTARLHALDAGLDLDGVRAALAAVECTCEGGPQSGQAADEPMGVRFRWLTAPRSTVIQSGPVHAGLTADPAAELDRLLDALVR, via the coding sequence ATGAACGTCTTCGAGTACGCCGCACTGCGCGTGGTCCCCCGTGTCGAACGCGGCGAGAGCATGAACGTCGGCGTGATCGTCTACTGCCAGGCCCGCGACTTCCTCGGCTGCCGCGTGCACATCGACACCGCGCGCCTGCACGCCCTGGACGCGGGCCTGGACCTGGACGGCGTACGCGCGGCGCTGGCCGCGGTCGAGTGCACCTGCGAGGGCGGGCCGCAATCCGGGCAGGCGGCGGACGAGCCGATGGGCGTGCGGTTCCGCTGGCTGACCGCGCCGCGGAGCACCGTGATCCAGAGCGGCCCGGTGCACGCGGGCCTCACCGCCGATCCGGCGGCCGAGCTGGACCGGCTCCTCGACGCGCTGGTCCGCTGA
- a CDS encoding enoyl-CoA hydratase/isomerase family protein, which yields MPEGEPKKVGLLYRDLGVADVSVGDGQRGNALSSEDWRELEQTFRHLAEDDELRAVVVRGQGGTFSAGSDMREWVQADRTDVAQSFAAMEAAFTAIEDLPVPVIAEVEGVAAGAGCQLALACDLRVLAETARIGMPIARLGILVSPSFAARLSVLAGPGVARELLYTGRLVSAEEAVRLGLATRSVPVEHLASATRRLVLSVVRHPGSAIRAAKHAVDVSLAPVRAVAKARAEGPPVAYDDFQRGIMTFLNRNPERGRDEGPEPGGEPAPD from the coding sequence GTGCCCGAAGGTGAGCCCAAGAAGGTCGGACTGCTGTACCGCGACCTCGGAGTGGCCGATGTCTCCGTCGGCGACGGGCAGCGCGGCAACGCGCTGTCCAGCGAGGACTGGCGCGAGCTGGAACAGACGTTCCGTCATCTGGCCGAGGACGACGAGCTGCGCGCCGTGGTCGTACGCGGCCAGGGCGGTACGTTCAGCGCCGGGTCGGACATGCGTGAGTGGGTCCAGGCCGACCGGACGGACGTCGCGCAGAGCTTCGCCGCGATGGAGGCGGCCTTCACCGCGATCGAGGACCTGCCGGTGCCGGTGATCGCCGAGGTCGAGGGCGTGGCCGCGGGCGCCGGCTGCCAGCTCGCGCTGGCCTGTGACCTGAGGGTTCTCGCCGAGACGGCGCGGATCGGGATGCCGATCGCGCGGCTGGGCATCCTCGTCAGCCCGTCGTTCGCGGCCCGGCTCAGCGTGCTGGCGGGCCCCGGGGTCGCGCGGGAGCTGCTCTACACCGGGCGCCTGGTCTCGGCCGAGGAGGCGGTACGGCTCGGCCTGGCGACGCGGAGCGTCCCGGTCGAACACCTGGCCTCGGCCACCCGCAGGCTGGTGCTGTCGGTCGTACGCCATCCGGGCTCGGCGATCCGCGCGGCCAAGCACGCCGTGGACGTGTCGCTCGCTCCGGTACGCGCCGTGGCGAAGGCGCGGGCCGAAGGGCCGCCGGTCGCCTACGACGACTTCCAGCGGGGGATCATGACGTTTCTCAACCGGAATCCGGAACGCGGACGGGACGAGGGTCCGGAGCCCGGCGGCGAGCCCGCGCCGGACTGA